TCCCAGGCTATCCCGAAGGTGTCCCCGGGGTGAACTCGGGTGGTCGAACTCGCTGCGGAGAATTGGTGACGACCCCGGGCGGAGGGGTCGCGGCGAGCACGACGGCGGCCGCGACGACCGCTCCGGCGGCGTCCAGGGCCCGCTCCGCGGCGGCGAGGGTCGCGCCGGTGGTGAGGACGTCGTCGACGAGGACGTGCAGGTCGCCGGGCCGCACGGCGCGGGGTGCGGCGACGACGGAGCCCGCGAGGTTGCGGGCGCGGTCGCGGGCCCCGAGCCCGACCTGGTCGCGGACCCGGCCGCGGCGGCGCAGCGCCCGCACGACGTGGGCGTCGACGCCGGCGGCGCGCAGGCCGCGGGCGGCGGCCCGTGCGAGGACGGCGACCGGTTCCCGGCCGCGGCGGTGCCGGGCGAGTCGGCCTGACGGCGCGGCGACGACGGCGACGGTGCGTCCGGCGGCGAGGTCCCGCAGCGCGGCGCCCGCGTCCCGGGCGGCCCGTTCGACGGCGCCGGCGAGCAGGGGGTCGAGGTCGGCGCGCTCGCGGTCCTTCCAGGCGACGACGAGGTCGCGCACGGGTCCGGTGCAGTCGGCGACGGCCCAGGTCGGCAGGGGTGGCACACCGTCGAGGCGGTCGAGGCGGGCGGCGCCGGCCTCGACGCGGCGGGGGCGGGCGCGCAGGGGCGCGGTGCAGGGTCCGCACCACGGGACGTCGGGGACGCCGCACGCGGGGCAGGCCACGGGGACGACGAGCCGCGCGAGCCGGGTGAGCACGTGCCGATGCTCCCCGACCGCCGCCCGGTCGACGCGGTACGCGGGCAGGATCGGTGGACGGCGGTGCGTCCCGGCCGTCGGTGGACGGGCGCCCGGGCGCCTCAGCCCGGGTAGGTGACCGCGACGACGTCCTCGGACACGGAGGGCCAGAGGGCCGCGCTCTGGCGGACCTGGAGCGTCCCGTCGGCGTCGACGACCAGGGGCGGGCTGCCCCCGCCCACACCGGACGTCACCTGGGTCACCCCGGTGGGCGCGGTGTACTGGCGGGACTCACCGCCGCCGGCGCCGGCGAGCCCGCCGATCCCGGCGAGGTAGAGGGCGTCGGCGCCGTCGGGGTCGCGCCCGAGCAGGAGGAGCGTCGACTCCTCGAACCAGGCGGCCGAGGTGACACCGGCGACGGGCGCGCCGACACGGACCGCCTCGGACAGCCCGGTCGGGGCGTCGTCGGCGTCGCGCTGGACGGCGGCGACCCAAGTCTCGGGCCCGGCGGGACCGTCCAGCACGACCGCGATCCGCGCGCCCTCGGGGGACACGGCGACCGACCGGGCGTGCCGGGCGTCGGTCCAGTCGCCGTCGACCTCGAGCGTGCCGCCGTCGGGCAGCACGGCCCGCACGGCCGCGCTGTCGGCGGTCCACACGGTCCCGAACCGGTCGACGCTCGGTGACGCGAGGCCGTCCCCGACGAGGAGCTCGACCGGGGCCTCCCCCGAGACGCGCACCAGCCGGTCGGTCCCGTCGCGGACGACGACGGTGCCGTCGTCCGGCGCCACGCCCAGCGCCGTCGGGTCGAGCCCGTCGAGGACGTACGCCTGGGCCGTGTCGGTGAGCTCCCGTCCGACCACCCGCCGCAGCACGGTCGCGCCGTCGACCTCGACCAGGGCGAGCGCGTCGCCGACGGTGAGCGGCCGCGACGGTTCGGTGACGGACTGCGTCGCGAGGGGCGACGTGCCCTCGGACAGCACGACGCTGCGGCCCTCACGGTCCCGCAGCGTCTCGGACAGCTGGGCGACCAGCAGCGCACGGTCCTCGGCGGACGCGCCGCCGATCGGCGACGTCACAGACACCTCGATGACGCCGCTGTCGTCGACGGTCACGGCGTCCAGGGCGAGGGTCGTGCCGTCGGGCACGACGGAGATGGTGGAGTGGGCGAGGTCCGCCGGCGGCCCGGCGAGGATCTCGCGGGTGGCGGCGGTCCGCCAGGACTGCTCGGGGAACCACCGGACGTCCGGCACCCACCACTCGCGGTCCGGGGTCGGGTAGCTGAGCGTCGTGCGGTGGAACGAGTCGCCGAGGAAGTTGGCCAGCACGAGCAGGCCGTCGTCGAGGCCGGAGATGCGCCACTGGCCGCCGGCGGCGCGGGACAGCTCGAAGGAGACGTCCACGGGGCTCGGCTCGGGGAGCTCGGTGTAGACGCCGATCTCGTCGACGGTCGCGACGACCTGCGCCTGGCCGGTCACGGTCGCGGTGGTCGCCTCGTCGTCGACGACGCCCGTCTCCCACTCCGGGTACTGGGACAGCACGAGGACGCGGGACGTCCGGTCCCAGCCGGACCAGGCGCTGGGCAGCACGTACTCGCGGGCGACGTTCGCGGTGCTGGCGTTGGCGGGGGCGAACTGCGCGACGCTCACGAAGCTCTGCACGAGCTGCTCGGGGTCGGCGTCGACGGCGGGACCCTGGACGTTGAACGCGATCTCGCGTGCGGTGTCGACCTGGACGGTGCTCTCCATGACGGCCCCGTGGTCGGGCATGGAGGCGCACGCGCCGAGCACGAGCGCGACGGCGGCGGCGCCGGCGAGGGCGCCCGCTGCGCGGCGGCGGTCAGCTGCCGTCATGGTGGTCCTCCTCGGCGGCCGCCAGGTCGGGGATGGCGGTGGGGGTGGGGCCGGTCGGCGGGTTGACGACGGGGACCTGGCCGGTGGGCACGTGCTGCCCGCCGGCGCGGGAGGGTCCGCGCAGCGGCAGCGGGGACTCGCCGAGGGCGATGCCGGCACGACGCGGGAGGGTGAGGCGGAAGCTGGCGCCCTCCCCCGGTCGTCCCCACGCCTCGAGGCGGCCGGCGTGCAGGCGGGCGTCCTCCTGGGAGATGGCCAGGCCCAGGCCGGTGCCGCCGGTGGTGCGGGCGCGCGCGGGGTCGGCCCGCCAGAACCGGTCGAAGACGTGCGCGAGCTCCGGGACGGTGAGCCCGACGCCGTGGTCGCGCACGACGACGGCGACGGCGGTGTCGTCGCCGTCGACGGTGACCTCGACGGGCTTGCCCTCGGCGTGCTCGACGGCGTTGACGACGAGGTTGCGCAGGATGCGCTCGACGCGGCGGGGGTCGATGTCGGCGCGGACGGGGTGCTCGGGCATCGCGACGGAGAGGAACACCTCCTTGCGCTCGGCCAGGGGCGCGGCCGTGTCGACGACCGCCGTGACGACGTCGCGCAGGTCCCGCTGCTCGACGTCGAGCTCGGCGGCACCGGCGTCGAACCGACTGATCTCGAGCAGGTCGGTGAGGAGGTCCTCGAAGCGGTCGAGCTGCGTCTGGAGCAGCTCGGCGGAGCGCCGGGCGGCGGGCTCGAGGTCGTCACGGGCGCCGTGGATGACCTCGCCGGCCATCCGGATGGTCGTCAGGGGGGTGCGCAGCTCGTGGGAGACGTCGGACACGAAGCGTCGCTGCGCGGCGGAGAGCTCCTCCATCCGCGCGATCTGCTCCTCCAGGCCGGCGGCCATCTCGTTGAACGTGCGCGCGAGTGTCGCCATCTCGTCGTCGCCGCGGGAGCCGGGGACGCGGACGTCGAGGCGGCCCTCGCCGAGCTGCGCGGCGGCCGTCGCGGCGCGGCGCACGGGCGCGACGGTCTGGCGCGTGACGATCCAGGTGAGGACACCGATCATCGCGAGGATGGCGAGGGCCCCGACGCCGAGGGTGCGCTGCACGAACCGCAGGGTCTCCTGCTGGGAGGCGAGCGAGTACAGGGCGTACAGCTCGAAGGTCCCGCCGGACGGCACCTCGACGGTGGAGCCGACGACGACGCCGGGCTCGTCGAACCCGGAGTCGGTGGCGGCGCCGGGGATGAGGACGGACTGCAGCGCCTGGTCCTGGGTGGCCAGCGTCGCGGTGCGCAGGGCGGGCGACACGACGTCCTCGACGGACAGGGCGCGGCTGGAGGCCGGGTCGACCAGCGGCAGGCCCTGCCCGGGCGCCTGCCGCAGGAAGTAGTCCTGGGCGCTGGACCCGCCCGCGGCGAGCGACAGGATCACGTCGCGCAGCAGGGACTGCTGGTCGCCGGGGCTCGTGGCCGACGACGCGGCGAGCGTCGTGCGCACCTGCTGGGTCAGCGCCGCGTTCTCGCTCTCGATCTGGTCGACGCGCTGCTCGAACAGCCCGTCGCGCACCGAGTACGACAGGTAGATCCCCAGCACCGCGACCGCCACCACGCCGAGGGCGAGCGCGGAGGTGACGACGCGCACCTGCATGGAGGAGCGCCAGCGGCGGGCGAGGGAACGCGCGCCGGCCACGACCCAGTCGACGACCTCGACGCCGCGGCGACGTCGGTCCCCGGCCGGGGCGCGGTCAGCGGGGGGCACCGGCCTTGTATCCGACGCCACGCACCGTCTGGACGACCTCGGGGTTCTCCGGGTCCCGCTCGATCTTGGACCGGAGCCGCTGGACGTGGACGTTCACGAGCCGGGTGTCGGCGCTGTGCCGGTAGCCCCAGACCTTCTCCAGGAGCACCTCTCGGGTGAACACCTGCCAGGGCTTGCGCGCGAGCTCGACGAGGAGGTCGAACTCGAGGGGCGTGAGGGCGATCCGCTGCCCCTCGCGGGTGACGGCGTGCCCGGTGACGTCGATCTCGACGTCGCCGATGCGCAGCCGCTCGGGGCCGGGGTCGTCGGTGCGTCGCAGGCGGGCGCGCACGCGGGCGACGAGCTCCTTGGGCTTGAACGGCTTGGTGACGTAGTCGTCGGCGCCGGACTCGAGGCCGAGCACGACGTCGACGGTGTCGGTGCGGGCCGTGAGCATGATGATGGGCACGCCGGACTCGGCGCGGATCTCACGCGCGATCTCGATGCCGTCCTTTCCGGGCAGCATCACGTCGAGGAGGACGAGGTCGGGCTGGGTCGAACGGAACACGTCGAAGGCTTGGTCGCCGTCGGCGCAGAAGCTCGGTTCGAACCCCTCCGACTCCAGGACGATGCCGATCATCTCGGCCAGCGCTGTGTCGTCGTCGACCACCAGGACACGGGACTTCATGCGGACAGTGTGCCAGGGGTTCCACAGGTCCCGCTGGCGCGGCACGTCCGCAGGTGGCGAGACGATAGGGTCGTGGCGGTCACCACTCGTCCCCCGGCGCCTCAGGGAGGCCGCATGAGCACGCCCGACCAGCCGACCCCGCCCACGGGCTGGGGGGATGCGCCGCGCCCGCCGGCGCCCGAGCCGGGTCAGTACGGTCAGGGGCAGTACGGCCAGGGTCAGTACGGTCAGCCCCGCTACGGCGCCCCCGGCCCGCAGGGCGCCCCGGCGACGCCGCCCGGGTCCCCCTACCCCCCGTCGCCGTACGGGCCGGCCGCCGTCAAGCCCGGCATCGTGCCGCTGCGCCCGCTCTCGCTGGGCGAGGTGTACGACGGCGCGTTCGGCGCGGTGCGGCACAACCCCGCGGTGGTGCTCGGCCTGGTCACCCTCGTCGTCGCCGTCGCGACGCTCCTGGCGACGCTCCTCGCCCAGCTCGCCGTGCCGTGGCTGACCGGGCTGTTCGGCGACGTCACCGGCGAGCCGGGCATGGAGCTCCTCGTCGGCCCCGACGTGGCGATGCTGGCCCAGCTCATGGCCGTGTCCGGCGCCCTGTCCCTGACGCTCCTGGTCGCGCAGCCGATCGCCGAGGGCGTCGTCACCGTGTCCGTCAGCCAGTCCGTCATCGGCCGCAAGCTGTCCCCGGGCGAGGTGTGGGCCCGCCTGCGGCCCCGCCTCGGCCTCCTCGTCGGCTGGATGGTCCTGCGGACGATCGGCGTGGCCGTGGGGTTCACCGTCGTCCTCGTCGCTGCCGTGCTCCTCGTCGCGGGCGTCGCGAACGTCACCGACTCCGCCGCGCTCGCCGTCGTGCTGGGCCTCCTGATCGCGCTCGGCGTGGTCGCGCTGGTCCTGTGGCTGACGGTCCGCCTGGTCCTCGTCGTCCCGGCGCTCGTCCTCGAGGGCGCGGGGCTCGGTTCCACGATCGCCCGTGCGTGGCGCCTGACCCGCGGGAACTTCTGGCGGGTGCTCGGCACCTACCTCCTGGCGAGCATCATCGCCGGGTTCGTCGGGCAGATCGTCGGGTACCCGCTGAGCCTGGCCGGGATGGCGATCGACGGCGGGGACACCCTCGGGTGGGGCTTCCTCCTCGCGACGATCGTCGCGAGCGTCGTGTCGACCCTCGTCGTCATCGTCTTCGTGTCCGGCGTCGTCGCGCTCGTCTACACCGACGTGCGCATGCGCCGCGAGGGACTCGACGTGACGCTCGCCCGGGCGGCGGCGCGCGCCGCGCAGACCCCGGCACCGTGACGGCCGCGACGGCGGCCCTCGCGGCGCTGGCGGCCCAGGTGCCGGTCGACCCGGACCGGCCGACCGCGACCCGGTGGCTCGCCCGGGAGCTGTCCCGTCCGGAGTACGCGCAGGACGAGTCCCTGCTGCTCCGCCTGGTCGAGTGGCTCGAGGGGCTCTTCGACGGGATCGACGCGACGGCGGTCGGGACCGGCCAGCTCGCCGTGGTCGTCCTGCTGGTCGTCGCCGTCGTCGTCGGCCTCGCGTGGTGGCTGGCCGGCCCCGTCCGGCTGCGCCGCCGACGCGCCGCCGCGTCGATCGTGGTCCACGAGGACGACCCGCGCACCGCCGCCCAGATGCGCGCGGCGGCCGACGCCGCGGCCGTGCGCGACGACTGGACGACGGCCGTGCTGGAGCGGTTCCGCGCCGTCGTGCGCGAGTTGGAGGAGCGGGTCGTCCTCGACGAGCTGCCCGGACGCACCGCCGTGGAGGCGGCGCGCCAGGCCGGCGACCGGCTCCCGGACCTCGCCGGGTCGCTGCGTGCCGCCGCCACGCTGTTCGACGGCGTCTGCTACGGGCACCTGCCCGCGAGCGCCGCGGACGACGCCGTGCTGCGCCGCCTCGACGCCCAGGTGCAGGAGTCCCGGCCGGTGCCCGCCGGGGCGGTGGTCGCATGAGCGCGCCGAGCGACGTCCCCACGCGGACGTGGACCAGCACCCCCGAGCAGCGCGTCCCCGACCGGGCCCGCGCGGCGCGCCGCCGCCGCTCCGTCACCTGGTTCGTCGTCGGGCTCGCCGCGCTCGCGCTGACCGTGCTCGTCCTGGCCGTGTCCCGCCCGCCCGGTTCCGTGATCCCGTACGACCCCGACAACAGCCGGCCCGACGGGTCCCGCGCCCTCGCCCAGGTCCTCGGCGACCAGGGCGTGGAGGTCGAGCACGTCACGACCGTGGCCGACGCGATCGACGCGGCCGGTCCCGGCACCACGCTGCTCGTGGCCCCCGCCCCGCTGATGGTGCGCGAGCAGGCCGACGCCCTCGCGGCCTCGGGCGCCGACGTCGTCCTCGCCGGTGCCGGCCGTCAGCTCGCGGCCGCGTTCACGGGAGGCCGGGTGGAGCCCGACGACTGGGGCACCGCGCCCCGCGTGCGCGAGCCCCGCTGCGACCTGCCCGCCGCCGTCGCCGCGGGCACGGTCCGGCTCGGCACGGGTCTCGTCGCGACCGGCCCGGACGTCACCACCTGCTGGACCGACGGCGACGGGACGTCCGCCCTGGCCGCGGTGACCGCGGACGGCCGCCAGGTCACCCTGGTCCACGACCCGGCGTTCCTGCGCAACGACACGGTGCTCGACGAGGGCGCCGGCACCCTGGCCCTGCACCTGCTGGGCGCCCACGACCGACTGGTCTGGCTCGTGCAGGACCCCACCGACCTGACGGCGATCGACGACCCGCCCGCCTCCGACGGCGACCTCGAGCCCGACACGTCCGCCGTGGTGCCGCGCTGGCTCGCGGCGGTGCTCGGGTGGGCGGCCGTGGTCGCGGTCGTCGCCGCGCTGTGGCGAGGACGGCGGCTCGGCGGCCTGGTCGGCGAGGACCTGCCGGTCGTCGTGCCGTCCGCGGAGTCGACCCGGGGCCGTGCCCGCCTGTACCGCCGGGCTCGCGCCCGCGGCCACGGCGGTGCCGCGCTGCGCGCCTCGACGGCGGACCGGATCGCCCGTCGCCTCGGCGTGCCGCGGACCGCCGACCCGGCGGTCCTCGTCGACGCCGTCGCCCGCGCCACCGGGCACGACCCGGTCGAGGTCGACGCCCTGCTGTACGGCCCACCACCCGCCGACGACGCCGGGCTCGTCGAGCTCGCGCACCGACTCGACATCCTGGAGAGCGAGGTCCACCGATCGTGACCCACCCCGACGAGAACCAGCCCGTGCCGACGCCGGACGCGGAGCCGGTGCCGGAGTCCGCCGACGCCCCGACGACGACGACGGACGCCCCGCAGACCGGGGTCTCCGCGGGTCCCGACGAGCCCGCCCCCGCCCCTGCTCCCGAGCCCGAGCCCGAGCCCGAGCCCGAGCCGACCGTCCCGCCCGAGCCGTCGCTCGAGCTGCGCCGGGCGCTGGCCGCCGTCCGGACGGAGGTGGGCAAGGCCGTCGTCGGGCAGGACTCCGCCGTGACGAGCCTGCTCATCGCGCTGCTCTGCTCGGGCCACGTGCTGCTGGAGGGCGTGCCCGGCGTCGCGAAGACGCTGCTCGTGCGGTCCCTCGCGGCGGCGCTGGACCTCGACTTCAAGCGCGTCCAGTTCACGCCCGACCTCATGCCCGGTGACGTGACCGGCTCCCTCGTCTACGACGCACGCACCGCGGAGTTCTCGTTCCGCGAGGGCCCGGTGTTCACGAACCTGCTCCTGGCGGACGAGATCAACCGCACGCCGCCCAAGACGCAGGCGTCGCTGCTGGAGGCCATGGAGGAGCGCCAGGTGTCGGTGGACGGCTCGCCGCGCCTGCTGCCCGAGCCGTTCGTGGTCATCGCCACCCAGAACCCCGTCGAGCACGAGGGCACCTACCCGCTGCCCGAGGCGCAGCTCGACCGGTTCCTGCTCAAGGTGCTGCTCCCCCTGCCGGAGCGGGACGCCGAGGTCGAGGTGCTGGCCCGGCACGCCGCGGGCTTCGACCCGCGCGACCTGGCCGCGGCCGGGGTGTCCGCCGTCGCGGACGCCGCCGTGCTGGCCCGCGCCCGCGCGGAGGTGCGGCGCGTCGAGGTCGCCCCCGAGGTCCTCGGGTACGCCGTCGACGTGTGCCGCGCGACCCGGCAGTCCCCCTCCCTGCAGCTCGGCGTGTCCCCGCGTGGCGCGACGTCGCTGCTCGCGGCCGCGCGCGCCTGGGCGTGGCTCTCCGGGCGGATGTTCGTCACCCCGGACGACGTCAAGGCCCTCGCCTTCCCCGCGCTGCGCCACCGCGTGCAGCTGCGCCCCGAGGCGGAGCTGGAGGGCGTGACGGCCGAGTCGGTGCTGAGCACCGTGCTGGCCGCCGTCCCGGTCCCCCGCTGACATGGCAGTGACCTGGCGGGCCGTGGCCCTCGCGGCGCTCGGCGTGCTCCCGGTCGCGCTGTGGCCCGTCCCGGGCACGGCCCTCGCGTGGGGGCTGCTCGTCGTGCTGGCGTGCGCCGTCGACGTCGTGCTGGCGGCGTCCCCGCAGCAGGTCGCGGTCCAGCGGTCGACCCCGACGTCGGCGCGTGTCGGGGTCCCGACGACGTCGACGCTCGTGATCACGCACACCGGTGCCCGCCGGCTGCGCGGCACGGTCCGCGACGCGTGGCCGCCGTCGCTCGCCGTGGACCGCACCGCTGACGGGCTGACGCCCCACACCGATCCGGCGACGGTCACGGGCACGGCCCGGCACGACGTCGACCTGCGACCCGGTGGCGCGGTGCGGCTGCGCACGCCGCTGCTGCCCACCCGGCGCGGGCAGCGGCCCGCCGGCCCGGTGACGGTCCGCACGGTGGGGCCGCTCGGCCTCGCCGGGCGGCAGCGGTCCCTGCCGGTCGGCGGCACGCTGCGGGTCCTGCCCGAGTTCGCGTCCCGACGGCACCTGCCCAGCCGGCTCGCCCGGCTGCGGGAGATGGACGGCCGGGCCGCCGTACAGGTGCGCGGCGAGGGCACCGAGTTCGACTCGCTGCGCGAGTACGTCGTGGGCGACGACGTCCGCTCGATCGACTGGCGCGCGACCGCCCGGGGCGGCGACGTCGTCGTGCGCACTTGGCGTCCCGAACGGGACCGGCGCGTCGTCGTCGTGCTCGACACGGGGCGCACGTCGGCCGCCCGGATCGGGCTGCTCGACGACGGCTCGGTCAACACGGGCGGCACGCGCCTGGAGGCCTCCATCGAGGCCGCGCTGCTGCTGGGGGCGCTGGCCGACCGGGCCGGCGACCGGGTGCAGGTGCTCGCCTACGACCGGGCCGTGCGGGCGCAGGTCGCCGGCGCGTCCGGCCCACGGCTCCTGCCCGCGATGGCCGAGGCGCTGTCCACGGCCGAGCCGGTCCTGCTGGAGACCGACTGGCCGGGCCTCGTCTCACAGGTGCGCTCGCGCGTGTCGCAGCGCTCCCTCGTGGTGCTCCTCACCTCCCTCGACCCGGCGGCCGTCGAGACCGGGCTGCTGCCCGTCGTGGACCGGCTGACGGGCACCCACCAGGTGGTGGTCGCCGCGGTCGCCGACGCCGAGGTCGCGGCGATGCGTCAGGAGCGCGACGACTCCGAGACCGTCTACGCGGCGGCCGCGGCGGCCCGCGCCGACCTGGAGCGCACCGCGGTGGCCACCGTCCTGCGCCAGCACGGCGCCGAGGTCGTGGAGGCGCTCCCGGCCGACCTCGCCCCGCGGCTCGCCGACACCTACCTGGCGCTCAAGGCCGCCGGACGCCTCTGAGTTCCGCCCCGGCGGGGGTCAGCCGGCCGTCGGCAGGACGGCCCCCGCCCGGTCGGCGTCGAGGTCACCCGTCTCGCCCGCCCGCACCGCGCGGCGCCCCAGCACGAGGAAGTACGCGAGGAACACGGCGAGCGCCAGGGCGCCGACGACGATCTTCACCCACCAGGGCAACGACGACCCGGTGACGAACCCCTCCACGAGGCCGGACAGCGCAAGCGCCCCGACGAGGCCCACGACGACCGTGAACAGGGCGCGGCCCTCCGTGGCCAGCGCGTCGGCCCGGCGTCGCGGCCCCGGGGACACCCACGCCCAGAAGATCCGCAGGCCGGCGGCCCCCGCGACGAAGATCGCGGTGAGCTCGAGCAGGCCGTGCGGCGTGATGAGGGTGAGGAACAGCCCGAGCTCGCCGTGCGCGGCCATCATGCCGCCGATCCCGCCGATCGCGACGGCGTTGTTGAGCAGCACCCAGACCGGCCCGATCCCGGTGATGCCGAGCGCGATGGTCTGCGCCGCGATCCAGGCGTTGTTGGTCCACACGACCGCGGCGAAGGACAGCTTCGGGTCGTAGTAGGACGCGAAGGCGTGCCGGACGTACTGCTCCTGCTCCGACGGCGTCCCCATCGCGGCCAGGGCCTCCGGGTCCGTGGCGACGCGCACCCCGACGACGACGGCCACGGCGAGGAACGCGAGGGTGACGGCGAGCGTCCACCAGCGGATCCGGTACAGCGCGGCCGGGACGGTGACGGCGACGAAGCGGGTGACGTCGCTCCAGCCGGGCTCGTGCGCGCCGGCGATGCGGGTGCGGGCGCGCGCCAGCAGGTCGGACAGGCGCGCCACGGTCACCGGGTCGGGTGCGGCGGAGCGGACCGTCGACAGATGGGTCGCGACCGCCTGGTAGAGCCGAACCATCTCGTCGGCCTCCGCCCCGTCGAGGCGGCGGCGGCGCACCAGCTCCTCGAGGCGGCGCCACTCCGGTCCGTGCACGGTGCTGAAGGCGTCCAGGTCCACGGGCGCTACCCTGCCACAGGTGACCCGTCGGCCGGGTGACCGGCGGTGCCCCCGCAGCGGGGACCGCCGACCCACGACTGCGGAGGTTCGGTGGACCAGGGAATCGTCATCGGCGAGGGCGTCGTCCTCGAGACCCGGCCCGCGTCGTTCGCGTCCCGCGCGGTGGGGGCGCTGCTGGACGTCGTGGTCACGCTGGTCCTCGCGTTCGGTGCGCTCTACCTCGTGACCGGCACGGCCGTCGCGGGCTCGGAGCTCGTCCTGGACCCGCAGTGGGGCCAGACGCTCACGGTCGTCCTCGTGGTGACCCTGCTCGTCGTGTGGCCGGTGACGTTCGAGACGCTGTCGCGCGGCCGGTCGCCGGGCAAGCTCGCGATGGGTCTGCGCGTGGTGCGCGACGACGGCGGCCCGGTGCGGTTCCGGCACGCGTTCGTGCGGGCGCTGGTGGGGGTGTTCGAGCTGTGGCTCACGTTCGGGTCGGTGGCGGTCGTGGCGTCGCTGTCGAACGCGAGGGGGAAGCGGCTGGGTGACGTCCTCGCCGGGACGTACGCGGTGCGGGTGCGCAGCTCGCGCGGCTGGACGACGCCGCTCGTCCTCGCGCCGGGCCTGGGGGCCTGGGTGGAGGGCGCCGACATCCGCCGCCTGCCCGACGGACTCGCGCTGGAGGTGCGCCAGGTGCTCGACCGGGCGCCCCGGCTGTCCCCCGAGTCGCGGCGGCAGCTCACCGACGCCCTCGCCGGTCAGGTGGAGCCGTACGTGGCGCCGGGGCCGCCGCCCGGCACCCCCGCGGAGCTGTTCCTGCACGCGGTCCTGCACGAGCGCCGGCGTCGCGAGCTGGAGCGGGGCGAGGTGGAACGGGACCGGGCCGCCGCGCAGGCCGCCGTCCTGCACCGCCTCCCCTACGGCGTCCCCGACCCGCGAGGCTGATTCGTCAGGTTTCCGTCCCAATTCGCCGCAGGGTCTAGGCGCGGGCCCGACGAGCGCCCTAGGGTGACCGCCATGCGCACACACCTCACGCGCCTCGGTGCCGCCGCCGCTGCCGCCGCCGTCGCCCTGACCCTGTCGGCCTGCTCCGCGCAGGACGAGACCGTCGTCGCGTTCTGCGACGCGTTCGACTCCCTCGAGGCCCTCACCGGCCAGCCCCAGGACGCCGACGACGACGACCCGGCCGCCGCGGCCGCGGCCCGGCTCGAGACCGTCACCGTCGAGATGGAGGGGATCGACCCGCCCGCGGAGATCGACGCGTCCTTCACCCTGGTCACCGAGCACTTCCGCGCCCTGTCGGACGCCACGGCGAAGTCCCTCGCCGTGCCCGACGACGAGGCCGAGCAGACGGCGGTCGCCGAGGCCTCGCAGCGGATGACGACGGCCGAGTTCACCGACGCGACGGCCGAGCTCGACGCGTTCACCGAGGAGCACTGCTCCTGACCCACGACGACGCCCCCTGCCGCGGTGTGCGGCAGGGGGCGTCGTCGCGCGGGTCGAAGCCCGGCGTTCCGGCCCGCGACCGGCTCAGTAGCGGTAGTGCTCCGGCTTGTACGGGCCCTGGACGGGCACGCCGATGTAGTCGGCCTGCGCCGGGCTGAGCTCGGTGAGCCGCACGCCGAGCGCGTCGAGGTGCAGGCGCGCCACCTTCTCGTCGAGCACCTTCGGCAGGCGGTACACCTGACGCTCGTACTGCCGCTCCTCGGCAGGGCGGGCCATGTCCGCGAACAGCTCGAGCTGACCGATGACCTGGTTCGCGAACGAGTTCGACATGACGAACGACGGGTGGCCCGTCGCGTTGCCGAGGTTCAGCAGGCGCCCCTCGGACAGCACGATGATCGAGCGCTCCGCACGACCGTCGCCCGCCGGCAGGGTCCACTCGT
This Isoptericola jiangsuensis DNA region includes the following protein-coding sequences:
- a CDS encoding LpqB family beta-propeller domain-containing protein, with translation MTAADRRRAAGALAGAAAVALVLGACASMPDHGAVMESTVQVDTAREIAFNVQGPAVDADPEQLVQSFVSVAQFAPANASTANVAREYVLPSAWSGWDRTSRVLVLSQYPEWETGVVDDEATTATVTGQAQVVATVDEIGVYTELPEPSPVDVSFELSRAAGGQWRISGLDDGLLVLANFLGDSFHRTTLSYPTPDREWWVPDVRWFPEQSWRTAATREILAGPPADLAHSTISVVPDGTTLALDAVTVDDSGVIEVSVTSPIGGASAEDRALLVAQLSETLRDREGRSVVLSEGTSPLATQSVTEPSRPLTVGDALALVEVDGATVLRRVVGRELTDTAQAYVLDGLDPTALGVAPDDGTVVVRDGTDRLVRVSGEAPVELLVGDGLASPSVDRFGTVWTADSAAVRAVLPDGGTLEVDGDWTDARHARSVAVSPEGARIAVVLDGPAGPETWVAAVQRDADDAPTGLSEAVRVGAPVAGVTSAAWFEESTLLLLGRDPDGADALYLAGIGGLAGAGGGESRQYTAPTGVTQVTSGVGGGSPPLVVDADGTLQVRQSAALWPSVSEDVVAVTYPG
- the mtrA gene encoding MtrAB system response regulator MtrA, with product MKSRVLVVDDDTALAEMIGIVLESEGFEPSFCADGDQAFDVFRSTQPDLVLLDVMLPGKDGIEIAREIRAESGVPIIMLTARTDTVDVVLGLESGADDYVTKPFKPKELVARVRARLRRTDDPGPERLRIGDVEIDVTGHAVTREGQRIALTPLEFDLLVELARKPWQVFTREVLLEKVWGYRHSADTRLVNVHVQRLRSKIERDPENPEVVQTVRGVGYKAGAPR
- a CDS encoding glycerophosphoryl diester phosphodiesterase membrane domain-containing protein, yielding MSTPDQPTPPTGWGDAPRPPAPEPGQYGQGQYGQGQYGQPRYGAPGPQGAPATPPGSPYPPSPYGPAAVKPGIVPLRPLSLGEVYDGAFGAVRHNPAVVLGLVTLVVAVATLLATLLAQLAVPWLTGLFGDVTGEPGMELLVGPDVAMLAQLMAVSGALSLTLLVAQPIAEGVVTVSVSQSVIGRKLSPGEVWARLRPRLGLLVGWMVLRTIGVAVGFTVVLVAAVLLVAGVANVTDSAALAVVLGLLIALGVVALVLWLTVRLVLVVPALVLEGAGLGSTIARAWRLTRGNFWRVLGTYLLASIIAGFVGQIVGYPLSLAGMAIDGGDTLGWGFLLATIVASVVSTLVVIVFVSGVVALVYTDVRMRREGLDVTLARAAARAAQTPAP
- the mtrB gene encoding MtrAB system histidine kinase MtrB; its protein translation is MPPADRAPAGDRRRRGVEVVDWVVAGARSLARRWRSSMQVRVVTSALALGVVAVAVLGIYLSYSVRDGLFEQRVDQIESENAALTQQVRTTLAASSATSPGDQQSLLRDVILSLAAGGSSAQDYFLRQAPGQGLPLVDPASSRALSVEDVVSPALRTATLATQDQALQSVLIPGAATDSGFDEPGVVVGSTVEVPSGGTFELYALYSLASQQETLRFVQRTLGVGALAILAMIGVLTWIVTRQTVAPVRRAATAAAQLGEGRLDVRVPGSRGDDEMATLARTFNEMAAGLEEQIARMEELSAAQRRFVSDVSHELRTPLTTIRMAGEVIHGARDDLEPAARRSAELLQTQLDRFEDLLTDLLEISRFDAGAAELDVEQRDLRDVVTAVVDTAAPLAERKEVFLSVAMPEHPVRADIDPRRVERILRNLVVNAVEHAEGKPVEVTVDGDDTAVAVVVRDHGVGLTVPELAHVFDRFWRADPARARTTGGTGLGLAISQEDARLHAGRLEAWGRPGEGASFRLTLPRRAGIALGESPLPLRGPSRAGGQHVPTGQVPVVNPPTGPTPTAIPDLAAAEEDHHDGS
- a CDS encoding ComF family protein, which codes for MLTRLARLVVPVACPACGVPDVPWCGPCTAPLRARPRRVEAGAARLDRLDGVPPLPTWAVADCTGPVRDLVVAWKDRERADLDPLLAGAVERAARDAGAALRDLAAGRTVAVVAAPSGRLARHRRGREPVAVLARAAARGLRAAGVDAHVVRALRRRGRVRDQVGLGARDRARNLAGSVVAAPRAVRPGDLHVLVDDVLTTGATLAAAERALDAAGAVVAAAVVLAATPPPGVVTNSPQRVRPPEFTPGTPSG